One Purpureocillium takamizusanense chromosome 1, complete sequence genomic window carries:
- a CDS encoding uncharacterized protein (COG:S~EggNog:ENOG503P59P~TransMembrane:1 (o6-25i)), protein MGGLNLEVFKFGMYVMFPIGIMYYFGTNLDNRFSVHDFWPRPEECNKVPRDRDEVKAEYERIVARQRFRQAQMLEEERQRARLQPAPSSNGNDS, encoded by the exons ATGGGTGGCCTCAATCTAGAGGTGTTCAAG TTTGGCATGTATGTCATGTTCCCCATCGGCATCATGTACTACTTCGGCACCAACCTCGACAACCGCTTCTCCGTACACGACTTTTGGCCGCGGCCCGAGGAGTGCAACAAGGTGCCCCGCGACCGggacgaggtcaaggccgagtacgagcgcatcgtcgcgcgCCAGCGCTTCCGCCAGGCGCAGatgctcgaggaggagcgccagcgggcgaggctgcagcctgcgccgtcgagcaacggcaacgaTTCTTGA
- a CDS encoding uncharacterized protein (EggNog:ENOG503P1V2), with amino-acid sequence MEARLLDSLHQRLRQHELTIQATRRELLADFQQYCDRLLHDVPLHHAASVRSAIAASFLSSYPTLRPELLPPPIDSHPSGVPRPTAFQQPPSPPPASPSASAEAPARSPRERERELQGLFTPTYLPLLDDFPTLPRPADPPAPAPPPGSSRSTPLPGMELQDTVGEPVAAAADDKPGEQRLEYAALPDHPVTPAHLFNVSTWSNSRAADDTRSSISSDKSDSKPTKSALRRSSSISKPPQSPRRVRFEFMGAEVLPTTSPQPSEFIAPRPPSPQSDDDVGFSSNLGAQIGEEEDEDAYTAPPRKVSSSDALRALSRAPLDEGTVWTVVNPDDDEAASGIPPPVPIAPVENLDPEANQHLPPTALSDAKDTTKREEHVSKNGSDETPDMADSDGDDSSDDDFLAMAKTRKSKPLQTAAPTSPPALTKSNSTSHVGRQAPSKPDATAVAASDDEDDGAEGDDDMFFFEAGGLSAPPRPRPRPPLPDLEQDDEHEATEASKTQNQDGSDPHQADADDSKTSLFATSPAVPIRHASRASATVRFQPGSLGSYKGRPLMMPIVRDPEILAQANSVKGSSLRVDGIDDEVAMAEGSPPPFPSTPLSFRGRYIMEEMMESQRKEKADKEANKTEGNA; translated from the coding sequence ATGGAGGCCAGGCTCCTCGACAGCTTGCACCAACGGCTCCGCCAGCACGAACTCACCATCCAGGCCACCCGTCGCGAGCTTCTGGCCGACTTCCAGCAATACTGCGACCGTCTGCTGCATGACGTGCCCCTccaccacgccgccagcgtccgCTCCGCCATCGCAGCCTCCTTCCTCTCCAGCTATCCCACGCTCCGTCCCGagctcctcccgccgcccattgACTCACATCCGTCCGGGGTCCCCAGACCGACTGCATTCCAACAaccaccctcgccgcctcccgcatCCCCCTCCGCATCCGCCGAAGCCCCGGCCCGTAGCCCTCgtgagcgcgagcgcgaaCTCCAGGGCCTCTTCACCCCGACCTATTTGCCTCTGCTCGACGACTTCCCGACCCTGCCCAGGCCGGCCGACCCCCCTGCGCCAGCCCCCCCGCCAGGCAGCTcccgctcgacgccgctgcctgGCATGGAGCTCCAAGACACCGTCGGCGAacccgtcgctgccgccgccgacgacaagccgGGCGAGCAGCGTCTCGAATACGCCGCCTTGCCGGACCACCCGGTGACCCCTGCGCACCTCTTCAACGTGTCCACGTGGTCCAACTCTCGGGCGGCTGACGACACACGCTCTTCCATCTCCTCCGACAAGAGCGACTCAAAGCCCACCAAGAGCGCCCTGCGCCGCTCCTCCAGTATCTCCAAACCGCCGCAGAGCCCGCGACGGGTCAGGTTTGAATTCATGGGTGCCGAGGTCCTCCCAACGACCTCGCCTCAACCATCCGAGTTCATCGCCCCGCGTCCGCCTTCGCCCCAgtctgacgacgatgtcggaTTCAGCTCCAACCTGGGCGCCCAAAtcggagaggaagaggacgaggatgcaTATACAGCCCCGCCCCGCAAGGTCTCTTCGTCCGACGCCTTGCGCGCATTGTCACGTGCACCCTTAGACGAAGGAACGGTATGGACGGTCGTGAAtccggacgacgacgaggctgcgtCGGGGATACCGCCCCCTGTGCCTATCGCACCCGTTGAGAATTTGGATCCCGAGGCAAATCAACACCTACCCCCCACAGCCTTGTCCGACGCAAAAGATACGACAAAGAGGGAGGAGCATGTCTCGAAAAATGGGTCCGATGAGACGCCAGACATGGCCGACAGTGACGGTGATGATTCATCCGACGACGATttcttggccatggcaaAGACACGGAAGAGCAAGCCGCTGCAGACCGCGGCACCGACCTCACCACCCGCATTAACCAAATCAAATTCAACGAGTCACGTAGGCCGACAAGCGCCATCAAAGCCCGACGCGACGGCCGTAGCAGcgtccgacgacgaagatgacggcgccgaaggAGATGATGACATGTTCTTTTTCGAGGCTGGAGGACTAAGCGCTCCACCTAgaccgcgaccgcgaccgccgctgccggatctggagcaggacgacgaACATGAAGCGACAGAAGCATCCAAGACCCAGAATCAGGACGGGTCAGACCCGCACCAGGCTGATGCCGATGACTCAAAAACGAGTCTCTTCGCGACCTCTCCCGCGGTCCCGATTCGACACGCTTCACGGGCATCCGCCACTGTTCGGTTCCAACCTGGGTCGCTTGGGTCATACAAAGGGCGGCCTTTGATGATGCCGATTGTGCGCGATCCCGAAATACTCGCCCAGGCCAACTCTGTCAAGGGGTCGAGTCTCAGGGTGGACGggatcgacgacgaggttgccATGGCTGAAgggtcaccgccgccgttccCCAGCACGCCACTTAGCTTCAGAGGACGATACATAATGGAGGAGATGATGGAGAGCCAAAGGAAAGAGAAAGCCGATAAAGAGGCAAACAAGACGGAAGGGAATGCGTAA
- a CDS encoding uncharacterized protein (COG:K~EggNog:ENOG503NWNA) yields MAMRRASLQLSTHSITASRPSRHLTTNPTCPRCLRQFATTAAPLAGHNKWSKTKHIKAVTDKKKMAERTAYTKLISMYSRMYGEDLKFNSQLANAVAAASKASVPKSLVEAAIARGQGRSATGAQLEPMTLEVLMPPNIALIADIETDNKTRTLHDLKYVVKKAGGVVGGTAFYFSRRGRAVFKPKAGGGGGGPTLSDVLDHFVEHEGAEDVEELPDGGFLAWTQPASVAAITDAVSSKFGLEVLESDIIWAANEDTTVAVDSHRSAESLDALFAAMREFPEVKAVFANIRQGTISDEEWDRIERHIDV; encoded by the exons ATGGCGATGCGCAGGGCGTCTCTACAGCTATCGACGCACTCAATCACGGCGTCACGACCGAGCCGGCACCTCACGACAAACCCCACATGTCCACGATGCTTGCGACAAttcgcgacgacggcggcgccgctcgcaGGACACAACAAGTGGTCCAAGACGAAACACATTAAGGCCGTCAccgacaagaagaagatggctGAGCGCACGGCCTATACCAAGCTCATTTCCATGTACTCTCGGA TGTACGGAGAAGACCTCAAGTTCAACTCGCAACTGGCCAATGCagtcgccgcggcgtcaaAAG cAAGCGTGCCCAAGTCGCTGGTTGAAGCCGCCATAGCGCGGGGCCAGGGCCGTTCGGCGAccggcgcgcagctcgaACCCATGACGCTCGAGGTGCTCATGCCGCCCAAcatcgccctcatcgccgacatcgagACGGACAACAAGACGCGGACGCTGCACGACCTCAAGTACGTCGTCaagaaggcgggcggcgtcgtcggcggcaccgccttcTACTTTTccaggcgcgggcgcgccgtcttcaagcccaaggcgggcggcggtggtggcggcccgACCCTTTCGGACGTGCTGGACCACTTCGTCGAgcacgagggcgccgaggacgtcgaggagctgcccgacggcggcttcCTCGCCTGGACGCAGCCtgcgtcggtggcggccatcACCGACGCGGTGTCTAGCAAGTTTGGGCTCGAAGTGCTCGAGTCGGACATTATCTGGGCCGCCAACGAGGACACCAcggtcgccgtcgactcGCATCGGTCGGCCGAGAGCCTTGACGCTTTATTCGCGGCCATGAGAGAGTTccccgaggtcaaggccgtgTTTGCTAATATCCGGCAGGGAACCATCAGCGATGAGGAGTGGGACAGGATAGAAAGGCACATTGATGTATAA
- a CDS encoding uncharacterized protein (COG:S~EggNog:ENOG503NU4V~BUSCO:EOG09260C5W) yields the protein MSSNQEAEPSAAEPGSPQSPIEAATSPPAAAAVAATTTTTAAHEPQTNTPELDVPKLQSLPAEQQELYLLTFVSSLTKHVLALSSDDCTAQQFYLKREIFQIINLPAPQPSRVIRNNLGKCLAHVFSNGDRKLLFETINDLVGVVSGGKAKSDGETRSKHAAVSCLGDVFGAAGDSAIGLHQISCATLIKTLKSSSSNAGMRAAVLTALAKVVVMVEGSMDETICRDIWKQCRSHAASDKGALVVAAACRCLRALCKHTAYFRNSADFDKLETAIFKAVDTSSSQVRHAAADCFAEAMVQGYAGSAAADNLAATKSKKTKAKLKRVSTHPGVGEDDEELPPRSASPAPGGKRTQDLSLTIPDMLKLLSTQYVKSSASNKARTAIGVCYGKLFRRLGENPIQANYLRIVESLAVDILGHSNVSNNRYRLLLSRKIIDTVVQDVIGRKILGESGQVKAAELLINNILKNYPQALTERPEPSKNTLIVSLNAVAALVQSLGSAANRFAEPCRDGLLQVLQHPSYSVQVFASYCMKTFVLSCPQQLLPCLSVCMNSLTRELSLLGSGRNSPRRCLGFAHGLAAALSASPLRPLHGSLDINSRVLTMATNLLKSSSQSELRVSCTQIQVAWILIGGLMSLGPNFVKIHLSQLLLLWKNALPKPLAKDNTSARSLLEASFLTHVRECALGSIMAFLQFNNRLLTVDVSKRIAAMLQNTTAFLKSLPHKKTTEDISQRLTPALQLQDLDLMVQRRVMQCYIKLVNLSPAGGSEALLQSNLLTLAISLFADPENYTPSSLSASIANAAANFESIWDVGDNTGFGITGLVSGFKVRKLPGQHDTSTGSDVDAESPEEAIDNLLLSPVCGSLEHDASALYVGAVDDALSMTPDPPATEVINDAIQLFAFAFPLTPAKVQESVLEQIRTFASAGSLQRDPGRKAAINVNIATAILACMRVATKETNSSPGSVANLAVEKLLQDIVRDFVLDPDQYVRSLGYAAVARLCNVYGNSFTNHEIKFLVDTIVGNREPSARAGCAMALGSIQTKVGGMAAGYHLKTILGILMSLCNDPHPIVHYWALEALSLASDAAGLSFAGYVPSTLGMLAQLYVSETHHPEISSAITMNLEMELPTVAAIAKCVDSLINVLGPDLQDSNKSRELIFTLVEYFEDESDSQVERAALGCLEHLSLYAPGQMHFADYVKLLQKYLSSDNNTLRDVAVDGLYNIMKREPRDVLREADEGFEERLWLVLDDAPSHDGLRNIIRNWMRQSCLQETGEWLQRFQTVLKMTRSKPQEAHEPSKPASGLPDLQDEEVAGFAAGAGTAKDKDMAAPSEAEPLRWQVTTFAMSCISDIFTLVAKDVAANGDSQAQVSLQNKVADVVRMAFSASTSNVLELRIWGLKIIGAVLKMFGKTPDPDFEEAMLLEQYQAQISSALTPAFAADSSPELASEAVNVCASFISIGIVTDVDRMGRILKTLINALENFSKDNENAGIGDLKGLSSNAQVMVKISVFSAWAELQVASTEQKYLLDVLRPHVGTLTPLWLESLREFARLRFEPDISMTLGPPSLSGSLDTIYAALNRETLLRFYQDSWLKLVDAIASLIEQDSEFVFDALDGKESQEPAANGNPKSPAINYRDEPVAFFFVLFGLAFEALAIRPGQSESLATQEQTLDILEALKRILHPSVSGHAIYRPDVFAETMDLLDRLVLTDGLDVQTVIVQIARALCVTHPSARRQASDEGDLSEDIDQLFELTRITVLVLSGLLPNLSEGSQPVRHQMNDEAIVLVRTSLDALVDAAEVFPSIIKTDLHACIIHIFATILATPDCQELIVPQSLAILKRFVGGMPKSSDDHSSGQVQLQGCLRRFLSIYLNAQKREQPTSLACVKNCLLATTILFTSGKNRLPATDPLVARYLDEVLDCLTDRMTARIAANCIRSLLLQPSPTAADLSIARYLFPRLMAFVTNVEPEDPERARALLAHTLCLYVGTLQADRRSASMALVIPTLMARATGEGEEAYQETSARLLELAAADPGTFKAIVGDLSASQRALLEEVIHSGRQAKSGNSAASDGGSGQPSITLKMDFGG from the exons ATGTCGTCGAATCAAGAAGCTgagccctcggcggccgaaCCAGGCAGCCCCCAGTCTCCCATCGAAGCCGCAACAAGccctcctgccgccgccgccgttgccgccaccaccacgaccaccgccgcccacgagccgCAGACGAACACgcccgagctcgacgtccCCAAGCTACAGTCCCTGCCAGCCGAGCAACAGGAGCTGTATCTGCTCACGTTCGTGTCGAGCTTGACCAAGCACGTGCTGGCGCTCTCGTCCGACGACTGCACCGCCCAGCAGTTCTACCTGAAGCGCGAGATCTTCCAGATCATCAACCTGCCCGCACCGCAACCCTCGCGTGTCATACGCAACAACCTGGGCAAATGCCTGGCGCACGTCTTCAGCAATGGCGACAGGAAGCTCCTCTTCGAAACCATAAACgatctcgtcggcgtcgtctccggcggcaaggccaagtCGGATGGCGAGACGCGGTCTAAGCATGCGGCCGTGAGCTGCCTCGGCGATGTATTTGGCGCAGCCGGGGACAGCGCCATAGGCCTGCACCAGATTTCGTGCGCAACCCTGATCAAGACGCTCAAGTCTTCGTCGAGTAACGCGGGGATGCGGGCCGCGGTTCTGACGGCCTTGGCCAAGGTTGTCGTCATGGTCGAAGGCTCCATGGATGAGACCATCTGCCGCGACATCTGGAAGCAGTGTCGAAGCCACGCAGCCAGCGACAAGGGCGCACTGGTAGTTGCTGCGGCTTGTCGGTGTCTGCGAGCGCTGTGCAAGCACACAGCCTACTTCCGCAACTCGGCCGATTTCGACAAGCTCGAGACAGCCATcttcaaggccgtcgacacgTCATCTTCCCAAGTACGGCATGCCGCGGCCGATTGCTTTGCGGAGGCGATGGTCCAGGGCTACGCCGGCTCTGCAGCGGCTGACAACTTGGCGGCCACGAAGAGCAAGAAAACCAAAGCAAAGCTCAAGCGCGTTTCGACGCACCCAGGCGTCGgggaggacgatgaggagctCCCTCCGCGCTCTGCCAGCCCGGCACCTGGCGGAAAGAGGACTCAAGACCTGTCGCTGACGATTCCGGACATGCTGAAGCTTCTGTCAACGCAATATGTCAAGTCGAGTGCGTCCAACAAAGCTCGAACGGCTATTGGCGTCTGTTACGGCAAGCTGTTCCGACGCCTTGGCGAGAATCCGATTCAGGCCAATTACTTGAGAATCGTCGAGAGTCTCGCAGTCGATATTCTGGGTCACTCGAATGTGAGCAACAATCGCTACCGGCTGCTCTTGTCTCGAAAGATTATCGACACCGTCGTCCAAGACGTCATTGGACGCAAAATCCTTGGCGAGTCTGGCCAGGTCAAGGCCGCGGAGCTCCTGATCAACAATATCCTGAAGAACTACCCACAAGCCTTGACGGAGAGGCCCGAGCCATCTAAAAACACCCTTATTGTCTCCTTGAACGCCGTGGCAGCCCTCGTCCAGTCTCTCGGCTCAGCTGCAAACCGCTTCGCCGAACCCTGTCGCGACGGGCTACTCCAAGTCTTGCAACACCCTAGCTACTCGGTGCAGGTGTTCGCGTCCTACTGCATGAAGACTTTTGTTCTCTCGTGTCCCCAGCAGCTACTGCCCTGCCTGTCGGTCTGTATGAACTCCTTGACGCGGGAACTTTCGCTGCTTGGGAGTGGTCGCAACTCACCGAGGCGGTGTCTTGGGTTCGCGCATGgcttggcggcagcgctcAGCGCCAGCCCGTTGCGGCCCCTTCATGGCTCTCTCGACATCAACAGCCGCGTCTTGACAATGGCCACGAACCTGCTCAAGTCGAGCAGCCAATCCGAGCTTCGCGTGTCATGCACACAGATCCAGGTCGCGTGGATTCTGATCGGCGGTCTGATGTCGCTGGGCCCCAACTTTGTCAAGATTCATCTATCGCAACTTCTTCTCCTCTGGAAGAATGCCTTGCCGAAACCATTGGCCAAAGACAACACTTCAGCCAGGAGCCTTCTCGAGGCGTCATTCTTGACGCACGTGCGGGAATGCGCGCTGGGCTCCATTATGGCCTTCCTGCAGTTTAACAATCGCCTGCTGACCGTGGATGTCTCAAAGCGCATTGCTGCCATGCTGCAAAACACGACGGCGTTCCTGAAGTCGCTGCCACACAAGAAGACCACCGAAGATATTTCGCAGAGGCTGACTCCGGCTCTGCAGCTGCAAGATTTGGACCTGATGGTGCAGCGTCGCGTCATGCAGTGCTATATCAAACTTGTCAATCTAAGTCCCGCAGGGGGAAGCGAGGCTCTTCTGCAGTCCAACTTGCTGACTCTGGCCATCTCGTTGTTTGCGGACCCCGAAAACTACACCCCGAGCTCTCTGAGCGCCTCAATTGCCAATGCGGCTGCCAACTTCGAGTCGATATGGGATGTTGGAGACAACACGGGTTTCGGTATCACGGGGCTTGTCTCCGGATTCAAAGTTCGAAAGCTCCCTGGACAGCACGACACATCTACCGGGAGCGACGTCGATGCAGAGAGTCCAGAGGAAGCCATTGACAATCTCTTGCTCTCCCCTGTCTGCGGCAGCCTGGAGCATGATGCATCGGCACTTTACGTCGGTGCAGTAGATGACGCCCTATCTATGACGCCCGATCCGCCAGCAACGGAGGTCATCAATGATGCCATTCAACTGTTCGCCTTTGCCTTCCCCCTGACGCCTGCCAAAGTGCAGGAGAGCGTCTTGGAGCAAATCAGAACGTTTGCATCGGCGGGCTCCCTTCAACGAGACCCGGGCCGGAAAGCAGCGATCAACGTCAATATTGCGACGGCGATCCTGGCCTGCATGAGGGTGGCTACGAAAGAAACAAACTCATCGCCAGGCAGTGTGGCCAACCTCGCCGTGGAAAAGCTGCTCCAGGATATCGTGAGGGACTTCGTCCTGGATCCGGATCAATACGTGAGGAGTCTCGGCTATGCTGCCGTAGCTAGGCTCTGCAATGTTTACGGCAACTCCTTCACCAACCACGAAATCAAGTTCCTCGTGGACACCATTGTCGGCAACCGCGAGCCCAGTGCCAGAGCCGGGTGTGCGATGGCCCTTGGCTCAATCCAGACAAAAGTCGGTGGCATGGCCGCCGGCTACCACCTCAAGACCATTCTGGGCATCCTCATGTCCCTCTGCAACGACCCGCACCCCATCGTGCACTACTGGGCCTTGGAGGCTCTCTCGCTGGCCTCAGACGCCGCTGGCCTCTCCTTTGCCGGCTACGTCCCGAGCACGTTGGGAATGCTCGCGCAACTCTACGTGTCGGAAACCCATCACCCAGAGATTTCGTCAGCCATAACCATGAACCTCGAGATGGAGCTTCCGACTGTGGCGGCGATCGCCAAGTGCGTCGACTCCCTCATCAACGTCCTGGGCCCAGATCTGCAGGATTCCAACAAGTCCCGAGAGCTCATATTCACATTGGTTGAATACTTTGAGGATGAAAGTGACAGCCAGGTTGAGAGAGCCGCTTTGGGATGCTTGGAGCACCTGTCGCTTTATGCGCCTGGGCAGATGCACTTTGCCGACTATGTGAAGCTGCTCCAAAAGTACCTCTCGTCCGACAACAATACTCTGCGGGATGTGGCCGTGGATGGCCTGTATAACATCATGAAGAGAGAGCCTCGCGACGTTCTTCGGGAAGCAGATGAGGGCTTCGAGGAGCGACTGTGGCTGGTGCTTGACGACGCGCCGTCTCACGATGGCCTCCGGAACATAATTCGCAACTGGATGCGCCAGAGTTGTTTGCAGGAAACTGGCGAGTGGCTGCAGCGCTTTCAGACCGTTCTCAAGATGACGAGGTCCAAGCCCCAAGAAGCCCACGAACCGTCGAAGCCCGCCAGTGGTCTTCCAGACCTTCAAGACGAAGAGGTGGCAGGCTTCGCGGCGGGGGCCGGGACCGCCAAAGACAAGGACATGGCTGCGCCGTCTGAAGCAGAGCCACTGCGGTGGCAGGTCACCACGTTTGCCATGAGCTGCATCAGCGACATATTCACGCTGGTCGCAAAGGACGTGGCTGCGAACGGGGATTCTCAGGCACAGGTTTCCTTGCAAAACAAGGTCGCAGACGTTGTCCGTATGGCGTTCTCAGCCTCGACCTCCAACGTCTTGGAGCTTCGCATCTGGGGCCTGAAGATAATTGGCGCAGTACTCAAAATGTTCGGCAAGACTCCCGACCCTGACTTTGAGGAAGCCATGTTGCTGGAGCAATATCAGGCACAGATCAGCTCTGCCTTGACCCCGGCCTTTGCGGCAGACTCGTCGCCCGAGCTCGCTTCCGAGGCAGTCAATGTCTGTGCCAGTTTCATCTCCAttggcatcgtcaccgaTGTTGACCGTATGGGCCGAATCCTCAAGACCCTCATCAACGCCCTGGAGAACTTTTCCAAGGACAACGAGAACGCCGGCATCGGAGACTTGAAAGGACTGAGCTCCAATGCGCAAGTCATGGTGAAGATTTCCGTCTTTTCGGCCTGGGCGGAGCTTCAGGTTGCCAGCACCGAGCAGAAGTACCTCCTTGACGTGCTCAGGCCTCACGTGGGCACACTCACTCCTCTGTGGCTCGAGTCCCTGCGGGAATTCGCGAGGCTCCGGTTTGAGCCAGACATCTCCATGACCCTAGGACCGCCGTCGCTCTCTGGAAGTCTGGACACCATCTACGCGGCGCTGAACCGTGAGACGCTGTTGCGCTTCTACCAGGACTCGTGGCTCAAGCTTGTCGATGCGATTGCAAGTCTCATTGAACAGGACAGCGAGTTTGTGTTCGATGCGCTCGATGGCAAGGAGTCTCAGGAACCTGCTGCCAACGGCAACCCCAAGAGCCCGGCCATCAACTACCGCGACGAGCCggtcgccttcttcttcgtgcTCTTCGGACTGGCgttcgaggcgctcgccATACGGCCCGGGCAGAGCGAGTCCCTGGCTACCCAAGAACAGACGCTCGacatcctcgaggccctcaagaGGATCCTGCACCCGAGCGTCTCCGGCCATGCCATTTATCGACCGGATGTCTTTGCCGAAACAATGGATCTCCTTGACCGCCTGGTTCTGACGGACGGGCTCGATGTCCAGACCGTCATTGTGCAAATCGCCCGTGCGCTTTGTGTCACCCACCCttctgcgcggcggcaggcgtccgacgagggcgacctgTCTGAAGACATTGACCAGCTGTTCGAGCTCACCAGGATCACCGTGCTCGTGCTGTCCGGCCTGCTGCCTAATCTCTCcgagggcagccagccggtGCGCCACCAGATGAACGACGAGGCCATTGTCCTCGTCCGCACGTCACTGGACgctctcgtcgacgccgcagaGGTGttcccatccatcatcaagACCGACCTCCACGCCTGCATCATCCACATCTTCGCCACCATCCTCGCCACCCCCGACTGCCAAGAGCTGATTGTCCCGCAATCCTTGGCCATTCTCAAGCGGTTCGTCGGCGGGATGCCCAAGTCTTCCGATGACCACTCGTCGGGCCAAGTCCAGCTGCAGGGTTGTCTTCGCCGCTTCCTGTCCATCTACCTCAACGCCCAGAAGCGTGAGCAGCCGACCTCGCTGGCCTGCGTCAAGAATTGTCTGCTTGCCACTACGATACTGTTTACAAGTGGCAAGAACCGACTTCCTGCCACCGACCCGCTGGTCGCCCGCTATCTGGACGAGGTGCTTGACTGCCTTACGGACCGCATG ACCGCGAGGATTGCAGCCAACTGCATACGCTCGCTCTTGCTGCAGCCGAGCCCTACTGCAGCCGACTTGAGCATCGCACGGTACTTATTCCCTCGCCTAATGGCGTTCGTGACCAACGTGGAGCCCGAAGATCCGGAGCGAGCTCGGGCCTTGCTCGCTCATACCTTGTGCCTGTACGTGGGGACTCTGCAGGCAGACCGGCGGTCGGCATCCATGGCCCTGGTCATTCCCACTCTCATGGCTCGGGCCaccggcgagggcgaagaagccTATCAAGAGACCAGCGCAAGACTGttggagctggcggcggccgacccGGGGACGTTCAAGGCCATCGTGGGCGACCTGAGTGCCAGCCAGAGGGCTCTGCTAGAGGAGGTGATCCACTCAGGCCGCCAGGCGAAGTCCGGTAACAGTGCAGCTTCCGACGGTGGATCCGGGCAGCCGAGCATCACCCTGAAGATGGACTTTGGCGGTTAG
- a CDS encoding uncharacterized protein (COG:K~EggNog:ENOG503NWNA), which translates to MTMYRYLTCLPPFGAVYGEDLKFNSQLANAVAAASKASVPKSLVEAAIARGQGRSATGAQLEPMTLEVLMPPNIALIADIETDNKTRTLHDLKYVVKKAGGVVGGTAFYFSRRGRAVFKPKAGGGGGGPTLSDVLDHFVEHEGAEDVEELPDGGFLAWTQPASVAAITDAVSSKFGLEVLESDIIWAANEDTTVAVDSHRSAESLDALFAAMREFPEVKAVFANIRQGTISDEEWDRIERHIDV; encoded by the exons ATGACGATGTACCGGTATCTGACTTGTCTCCCTCCTTTCGGCGCAGTGTACGGAGAAGACCTCAAGTTCAACTCGCAACTGGCCAATGCagtcgccgcggcgtcaaAAG cAAGCGTGCCCAAGTCGCTGGTTGAAGCCGCCATAGCGCGGGGCCAGGGCCGTTCGGCGAccggcgcgcagctcgaACCCATGACGCTCGAGGTGCTCATGCCGCCCAAcatcgccctcatcgccgacatcgagACGGACAACAAGACGCGGACGCTGCACGACCTCAAGTACGTCGTCaagaaggcgggcggcgtcgtcggcggcaccgccttcTACTTTTccaggcgcgggcgcgccgtcttcaagcccaaggcgggcggcggtggtggcggcccgACCCTTTCGGACGTGCTGGACCACTTCGTCGAgcacgagggcgccgaggacgtcgaggagctgcccgacggcggcttcCTCGCCTGGACGCAGCCtgcgtcggtggcggccatcACCGACGCGGTGTCTAGCAAGTTTGGGCTCGAAGTGCTCGAGTCGGACATTATCTGGGCCGCCAACGAGGACACCAcggtcgccgtcgactcGCATCGGTCGGCCGAGAGCCTTGACGCTTTATTCGCGGCCATGAGAGAGTTccccgaggtcaaggccgtgTTTGCTAATATCCGGCAGGGAACCATCAGCGATGAGGAGTGGGACAGGATAGAAAGGCACATTGATGTATAA